Below is a genomic region from Henckelia pumila isolate YLH828 chromosome 3, ASM3356847v2, whole genome shotgun sequence.
acgtggcactatacacgtcagctccacatcagcactgaatttgTGCCATGCCAGCGCCATGtcgaaaaaaggactaaaagtgccaaaaaaataaagatagcggactaaaactgaaatatgaaaatataaaaaactgaaatcacaaagtgacaaacatacaacacaaaaaaaacaattttccctttttttttttttttttatgaaggaCTACTTTTCGACAATAGATTTTCAAATACCATATGCAGTTTTCAGAATCCTTATTGAACGAACAGAAAACTTAATCCAATGTTTGGACCAAGCATGTTTACcgaaatgcataaaaaaaacaGGTTAGAATATCAACTAAcacatgctctgataccaatgacGAAAAACTTAAACTCGAATATTTCGAATCAAACTCAAATATCTCGAATTGAATAACAATTAATTCGAGACAAGATCGTTAACGTAGTTGAATTTACCAACCTTTCTTCCGACGAAAATAGCAATGCAATGATTCGATGCCGATCACGAATggaaaggaatagagttcacaATCCAAATGCTTAATCAAAGTGGTATGATATTGATTGCAATATAATGAAGAAGTCACGGCTTCTTTTGATAAGAATAAGAATGAAAGCCAACTCACAAAAAACTGATTCGGCTAACCTCTTCTTCtttaatatgaattaattaattcataatataaaataatgagAGTTAAATGGTAGTTAAGAAACTACTCCCTCCAAGAGAATTCATATTACCAATTTGTATCTCTTGCGTCGGTTCGGGTCAACCCTCATGGGCGACCCGTTTATATTTCTTTCAGCTACAGTTAAAGCCCGAAGAAGATGAGAATTCCACCGTCATTATCTTTCGGATGTGTAAGTGCACAGGgcttagatatatatatatatatatatatgtagtcTGTAAGTACATATATACACACAACGTAAAAATGTAGATGAATGCTGGGAAGTTCGAACAAAGAAATTAAACCTTTTAGGATTCAAACTTAGATCTTTGACCTGATCAAGTTTCACACAACCAACTCAACTATCTCGACAAGGATTTGGGAATCTGAAAGTGCATTAAAGACTTGACTAAAATGATCAGTACTCAtgtatttaagaaaaaaaaataaagggtTCGGAGAGATGGAAAGAAGCATTTCATTTCATAATTCGTATATAATAGTAATATCAATATACATCTTAAAACTTATTGTAGCACAGAATTAAGAAACAAAAGCAGAGCCGCAGCCCACAAATATACATTTACATAAGCTCTGGATTTCCTCACAAAAATACATTAATTTGACTCAACTTGCAAACAAAGATGTCATATCCACTCCAAATATCATATTGGAAAGCACTCCAAATCCAAGCTGCCCAACAACAGAAAACATGGATCTCCCTGGCCGCGAGCCCCCACTGTTTGTAGCCACTTGATGCGTTTGCGGCCCGAAACTGGGAGATGGCATATACATGCCGTGCGGATAGCTTGGTTGCATCATAAAACCTGCAGGATGGTAATGGTAACCAGGGTGGCCGTAATTTGGGAACCCGTAGCCGAAATAAGATGCGAACTGTGGCGGCGGCTGGTAAGGGATCCCTTGATCGAACATGGGAATCCCACGCTGTTGAGTATCGAGCTGTTTCGGGCATGGCACGATAGGCACCAGCACGCATTCCAAATGGATGTCGAAGTTACAGGCTCCACATCTGTAACGCCAGCCGCTGCACGCCCCTTTGCAGACGGTGCAGAACCCGGGAGTTTTGGACGATCTGAGGGTCAGAAAGTGGGGCTTGTGAAGAGCATGGTGCAGCTGCTGAGGCAGCTGAGTGCACAGCGGATGCACGTCGAATTCGCAACCTTTGCAGCGGTAGAAGAGGCCCTCGACGGGGTCCAAACACACGTTGCATATCCGATCGACCTGGCGCTGGCTTTCGGCCTTTCTCATAACCAGGCTGAGTTCATGTTGGTGCATGAAGTTGGTGAGATTACGAGGGCAGGTGCGGCAGTATTCGTGCAGATCGAAATCACAACCGACGGCGCATCGGTATCGTTTTCCGCTACCCATGGTCTTGCAGCCATCGCACAAGTATTCTTGATCGTTGTCTATCGGGCTTAGTGAATGGCCTGGATGGGTGAAGTGGTCGTGTATTGCGGATTTCTTTGGCACCGGAGCCATGGAAGCTAGGGTTGAAAATATCGATCGAGCTGGTAGTGAAGTAGACAAGGCTAGCTGTCTCTTACAATTACAAAGTTTTAAactgtattattttatttaattggtTGCAGTAAACGAAGACTTTAAACGTTGATTTGTTTAAGGGGGAGACTTTGTCTGCAGCGCAGAGTATGATAAAAGAACGACGAAGACTAATATATTGAGATGTAATGGTACAGTTGACTTTGAGAAAGACGCGGGATTGTGCGAAATTGTGTATTATATACACTTcatcttgtatatcccgggccATGATATACATCGAAAACTCGTGAATACTATTAATTTAtgagaaaattgtttttttaattttttatatttgtcactttgcaatttcagttttttatatttttagatttcggTTTTAgttcgctatctttatttttttgacaattttagtcatttttccgacATGGCGCTGACGTGACACAAATTCattgctgatgtggagctgatgtGTATAATGCCACGTAAgctaatttgaataaaaaagacCGAAATTGCCATAAATCGAAACATGTAGGACTAAacctgaaatataaaaatataaaggaccaaaattaattgcaaaaaaaacaaatatacgTACCGGAACAATTTTCAATTTTCCctaaatttattgaaaaattacattttctTGCGacctaatttaaaaaaattacatggCCAATGATGTTTATGAAGTACATTTCTTGGACGAAAAGATTGTTAGGTTTGAAGATATCAACAGGAGGACGATTTCATTAGTGGATTAAGGCAAACATGACCATCAATTATTTATGTCAGGGATACGTCGTGTTTTTATGTAATCGTCTTTTCtccttattttttatttttagtttgggTAAGACTCATGTGAGATGTTCTCacggatttaataatttttagggGGTTTTATGACTTTTAGACTTTTTACGGGAATATTAATGTAATTagcccataaaataatatttattttttaaaaataaattaaggtaTTAATTTCAATATATTTTTCTCAAATTAAATGTTTCAACGCGACGATAACCTAATTGAACTTCTAAGAGTGTGATTGTGTTACCATTAATTTGAGAAAGCAATTTTCACCCACAATATATAACACAAAAACTCATGTTAATTTTTTTCGTGTTAAATAATATTTGTTATATTGTTggtaatataaatatatatgatcatgcaaaattttaaataatatacaaaGAAATAGTTTATTGAGATACTAATACAaatttactaaaatatatttttatgatgattcttaattaaatgaaaatggagttttttttatttttttttataatcatgaacattcttttatttatcaaaatcaCAATTCACACAATTACCCTAAAAGTAGTTACTctagatttaataataataatactaataataataataataataataataataataataataataataataataataataattttggatCAATTAAGTTTTGGTGATTTAACAAATACAAATTAAAAAGTGGTTAGAGCCAAACTGGTCATTCAAATTCAACTGAACCGTGAAACCTGAATTTCAATGAAGGAATAAATATCAATTGAGGACTGAAATTCAGTTGAGGTTCAAATTTAAGTTGAGGAGCAAATTCAATTGCCAAAGTTCAGTTGAGCTCAAATTCAGCCGAGCTATATCAACAGATAGAAAGTCAGTCGAGCTACAGCTGCAGCTCCATATTTGTAACTAATATTGCAGTAACTCAAATTAATGGTAAATAATGACATTAAATGAGAAGCCTAATAGTCGGATTTATCCTTATAAATAGCACTCAGATTTCTGATTAAggggtttaaaatattttgagcaaAAACACATGAGCAAATTAAAGTGAGTTTGTGTTACTAGGGCTGGCATACCGGaccaaaatatcaaattttttactattgtaccgaaattttttcgatatacagacagttttttggtatatcgaatttttttcggtatctatacgaGATCAATATGCATTTTTTCCgtaccaaaatttcagaatttcggtatcgatatcggtatgaatttttttcataccgatATTTTTGATACAGTATACCGAAAAACCACCCATATGTGTTACGCTCCGAAACTGGGTCTAGTTGGCATCAACGTTATTTAACGTTTTCACATCAAACAACAAGCCTCGGATTTCAGAAATTTCAGAAACCTACTCATACCTAAAACTGAATAACATGGTATTCATAAACtcgaaatttaattgtttttacaACTCAAATTGAAATTACAAATTCTAAATGCAGTggcttaatttaataaaaaaaactaaataaaaactaaacaGCAGAATAACATCCTTCTTCACCAGCCCCAGAATTGATTTTGCTCGTCATCTTTCATCTCTTCCTCGTTCTTATCTGAGATGAGTGATGCGGGTGAGTGAGTGATATGAATGTCACTCAATAAATGAGATAATTTCCCAGTAATTGTTTAAAATcattttagccacggttttttaaaagTCAATTCTTCGAATAAGAAAAAAGATTGACTCGACTTTAATTTGATTGCTCTCTCAAGTCTATACGAGTCTGGAACCTTATTTCACTACAAAAAACAAgctatttagccacggtttggTTAAattaatttagccacggtttttgaaAAGTTGTTAACAGTGGCtaaatttaaccacggttttataaaaaaaaaaatcgtggttaaattagccacgattttttaaaaaaccgtggctacGTAAGCACTGTTTTGCATAAAATCGTGGTTATTTTAACCACGGTTATGAAAAAACCGTGACTAATTTAgctacggtttttaaaaaaaccgtggctataTTTTCCATACAAATCGGTAGATCCATATGTCCATCAACTGCTACAAGAAAAACTActaaagacaacattttttcaGTTATAGTAGGGGGTTTAAAACTGTTGTAGAATACCATGTTGTTAAAATTCAAGCTCAATGACAACAGTGAAAAATTGTTGTCTTCGAGAGATGACAACAGTTTTTGACTGTTGTATTTGAGCTTGACTTTTAACAACCTTCTACAACATTTTTAAACTCCCTACTACAACTGAAAAAAATACTgactttttcaaataaaaaacaaaaaaaataaaaattataatattatgaatcaatcaaaataaaaaatttgaaaataaaattaatatacatTTTTCCAACgtttgaaaataatatttatgacattctaaaaaatttcataaacgaCCAACTAAATGACAtatcatataaacataaaagtatacatgataaattaaatacaacaaataccataaacataaaaatatgaaattaacTAAAAGATTAATCTTGttgcgacccaacccggatatACTAtgtaatcagagttaagagcataattaagcatgcattaaaataaatcgctgcgaaa
It encodes:
- the LOC140892856 gene encoding protein VACUOLELESS GAMETOPHYTES-like codes for the protein MAPVPKKSAIHDHFTHPGHSLSPIDNDQEYLCDGCKTMGSGKRYRCAVGCDFDLHEYCRTCPRNLTNFMHQHELSLVMRKAESQRQVDRICNVCLDPVEGLFYRCKGCEFDVHPLCTQLPQQLHHALHKPHFLTLRSSKTPGFCTVCKGACSGWRYRCGACNFDIHLECVLVPIVPCPKQLDTQQRGIPMFDQGIPYQPPPQFASYFGYGFPNYGHPGYHYHPAGFMMQPSYPHGMYMPSPSFGPQTHQVATNSGGSRPGRSMFSVVGQLGFGVLSNMIFGVDMTSLFAS